In Octopus bimaculoides isolate UCB-OBI-ISO-001 chromosome 28, ASM119413v2, whole genome shotgun sequence, the following are encoded in one genomic region:
- the LOC106883181 gene encoding zinc finger protein 271, whose protein sequence is MYIVVREEKMMENELCDGNLECKPQSKRIDIIGKIPTDIGKTSYHCDICKKPFTQKGNLTTHRRIHTGEKPYNCNICGKSFSQTGSLTIHKRIHTGEKPFDCDICGKSFAHRSTLNQHKSNHSGKRPYCDICGKTFSQKGNLATHSRIHTGEKPYRCDICGKSFFQKGNLAEHKRSHTGEKPYHCDICGKSFYNRGNLTAHKRSHTGEKPYYCDICSKSFSKRSVLTSHKRIHTGHKPYHCDICGKSFFRKSSLTEHKYIHTGDKPYHCNICGKSFSNGSNLIQHKRIHTGMIPYHCDICGKSFSKGIDLTSHKHIHTGEKPYHCDICDKSFCSGRNLTAHMHIHAGNISYHCHICGKSFSHRSTLAKHKRIHTGEKPYHCDVCGKSFSVSSSLTSHKRTHTGEKPYHCDICGKPFSDGSNLTAHKRIHTGERQFHCDICGKSFSERSNLTAHRRIHTGEKPYQCDICGKAFSQTRQLSTHLCIYTEE, encoded by the coding sequence atgtatattgtggtgagagaagaaaaaatgatgGAAAATGAATTGTGTGATGGAAATTTAGAATGTAAACCACAGTCTAAAAGGATTGATATTATTGGTAAGATACCTACTGATATAGGAAAAAcatcatatcactgtgatatttgtaaaAAACCATTCACTCAAAAAGGTAACCTTACTAcccacagacgtattcatacaggagagaagccttataattgtaatatctgtggtaaatcattctctcagacagGTAGCTTAACTATACAtaagcgcattcatacaggagagaaaccatttgactgtgatatctgtggtaaatcatttgctcaTAGAAGTACTTTGAATCAACACAAAAGTAATCATTCAGGGAAGAGGCcatactgtgatatttgtggtaaaacattctctcagaAAGGTAACTTGGCTACACACAgtcgcattcatacaggagagaaaccttatcgctgtgatatctgtggcaaatcattctttCAGAAAGGTAACTTAGCTGAACATAAACGtagtcatacaggagaaaagccatatcactgtgatatttgtggtaaatcattctataACAGAGGCAACTTAACTGCACACAAGCGttctcatacaggagagaagccatattactgtgatatctgcagtaaatcattctcCAAAAGAAGTGTCTTAactagtcacaaacgtattcatacaggacataagccatatcattgtgatatctgtggtaaatcattctttcgaAAATCTAGCTTAActgaacacaaatatattcatacaggagacaaGCCATACCAttgcaatatctgtggtaaatcattctccaatGGAAGTAACTTAATTCAacataagcgtattcatacagggatgataccctatcactgtgatatctgtggtaaatcattttccaaAGGAATTGACTTAACtagtcacaaacatattcatacaggagagaagccatatcactgtgatatctgtgataaatcgtTCTGCAGTGGAAGAAACTTAACTGCtcacatgcatattcatgcaggaaatatttcatatcactgtcatatctgtggtaaatcattctctcatagaaGCACCTTAGctaaacacaaacgtatccatacaggagagaaaccatatcactgtgatgtctgtggtaaatctttctctgtaaGTAGTAGCTTAACTTCACACaagcgtactcatacaggagagaagccatatcactgtgatatctgtggtaaaccattctcAGATGGCAGTAACTTAACtgcacataaacgtattcatacaggagagagacagtttcactgtgatatttgtggcaaatcattctctgaaagaagTAATTTAACTgcacacagacgtattcatacaggagagaaaccatatcagtgtgatatctgtggtaaggcATTCTCACAAACAAGGCAATTAAgtacacatctatgtatttatacagaagAGTGA
- the LOC106883179 gene encoding zinc finger protein 845 — MENELCDKKVKCKSQPKGINFIDKRSKDAEKPSHHCDICKKSFSRKGNLTVHIRMHTGEKPFCCDICGRSFSGSSDLTKHKRSHTGEKPYHCDICGKLFAHRSSLTVHKYVHTGEKPFHCDICGSSFSQSNYLTKHKRIHTGEKPYQCDVCDKTFSLKCNLTTHKFIHSGEKLYHCDICNKSFTLNATLTTHKYIHTGEKPYHCDICGKSFSVSGNVTIHKRIHTGEKPYQCDICGKSFTESNKLTKHKRIHTEEKPYHCDICGRSFSQNNHLTRHKYTHTGEKPYQCGTCGKSFTVKAGLTKHELIHTGRIPYHCDICGKSFFHNCDLVIHKRIHTGEKPYHCDICGKSFSLSGHLTRHKNIHTGEKTFRCDICGKSFSEKGYIIKHKRVHTGEKPYHCDICGRSFSEGSSLTKHKRIHTGEKPYHCDICGKSFAQRARLTTHKRTHTGEKPHNCDTCGKSFSRTDLLSSHKRIHTGEKLYYCDICGKSFCLNQHLTLHKRIHTGEKPFHCDICGKSFLQSNHLTKHKRIHTGEKPYHCDVCGKSFSQNDSLTAHKRIHTGEKPYPCDICGKSFSQRAHLARHISNHIQK; from the coding sequence atggaaaatgaattgTGTGACAAGAAAGTTAAGTGTAAATCACAGCCTAAAGGGATTAATTTTATTGACAAGAGATCAAAAGATGCAGAAAAACCATcacaccactgtgatatctgtaaaaagtcatTCTCTCGAAAAGGTAACCTTAcagtacacatacgtatgcacacaggagagaagccattttgCTGTGACATCTGTGGGCGATCCTTTTCTGGAAGCagtgacttaactaaacacaaacgcagtcatacaggagagaagccatatcactgtgatatctgtggaaaattaTTTGCTCACAGAAGTAGTTTAACTGTACACAAATacgttcatacaggagagaagccatttcactgtgatatctgtggcagcTCCTTCTCTCAAAGTAAttacttaactaaacacaagcgaatacatacaggagagaagccatatcagtgtgatgtcTGTGATAAAACATTCTCTCTGAAATGTAACTTAACTACtcataaattcattcattcaggTGAGAAGctttatcattgtgatatttgtaatAAATCATTCACTCTAAATGCTACCTTAACaactcacaaatacattcatacaggtgagaaaccatatcactgtgatatctgtggtaaatcattctctgtaagtgGCAACGTAactatacataaacgtattcatacaggagagaaaccatatcagtgtgatatctgtgggaaatcattcactgaaagtaataaattaactaaacacaagcgtattcatacagaagagaaaccatatcattgtgatatctgtggtaggtCATTCTCTCAGAATAAtcacttaactagacacaaatacactcacacgggggagaagccatatcagtgtggtACTTGTGGGAAATCATTCACTGTGAAAGCTGGCCTAACTAAGCACGAACTTATTCATACAGGCAGAataccatatcactgtgatatctgtggtaaatcattctttcacAATTGTGACTTAgttatacacaaacgcattcatacaggggagaagccatatcactgtgatatctgtggaaaatcattttctttaAGTGGtcacttaactagacacaaaaatattcatacaggagagaaaacatttcgctgtgatatctgtggtaaatccttctccgAGAAAGGTTACATAATtaaacacaaacgtgttcatacaggagagaaaccatatcactgtgatatctgtggtcgaTCATTTTCTGAAGGGAGcagcttaactaaacacaaacgcattcatacaggagagaaaccatatcactgtgacatctgcgGGAAATCATTTGCTCAGAGAGCACGCTTAACTACCCACAAACGCACTCATACCGGAGAGAAACCACATAACTGTGATAcctgtgggaaatcattctctcgaaCTGATCTTTTGTCttcacataaacgtattcatacaggagagaaactatattactgtgatatctgtggtaaatcattctgttTAAATCAACACTTAACcctacacaaacgcattcatacaggagagaaaccatttcactgtgatatctgtggtaaatctttcctTCAAAGTaatcacttaactaaacacaaacggattcatacaggagagaagccatatcactgtgatgtttgtggtaagtcattctctcaaaatgatTCCTTAACTgcgcacaaacgcattcatacaggagaaaaaccatatccttgtgatatttgtggtaaatctttctctcagagAGCACACTTAGCTAGACATATCTCCAATCATATACAAAAGTAA